The Apium graveolens cultivar Ventura chromosome 11, ASM990537v1, whole genome shotgun sequence genome has a window encoding:
- the LOC141697877 gene encoding protein phosphatase 2C 29-like produces the protein MGSGFSQLFPCINPNRNEPEVNLSEPLDETLGHSFCYVRSSARFVSPTQSDRFISPSQSLRFSPTHEPVRSKPAGSHETGFKAISGASVSANTSTPRTVLQLENIYDDATDSVGNGVKSSIVNGFESTASFCSLPLQPLPRGGSEPASGFFMSGPIERGAMSGPIEPGGGGGDGSRVPFSAPLGGMYVKRRRKKGINGIKKAFSRNFLTKNRPWVVPVRQKEECNSNGNGNEGLENVRRGECDDVQWALGKAGEDRVHVVVSEEHGWLFVGIYDGFNGPDAPEFLMGNLYKAVFRELEGLFWDCVGSENVQGEGNVDHLNVNTGGELGIGDDLGGGTRSDNGNVVVKKVTFESDEIVVRRKRLWEFLAEEDPEDGLDLSGSERFAFSVDDALSVSNAGSGDSRRSLLLSKLKSGLSRSKDSGKLFSWRFGLEGKGGKGELEENVRVGEERSGGTRSGRKRKVGPVDHQLVLRAMSRALETTEVAYLDMTHKVLDRYPELALMGSCLLAVLMRDEDVYVMNLGDSRAIVAHYESQEGSSSTDSRGLGDSESTAEDIVEESIDDCERTKEMSNEVSAEALRLTALQLSTDHSTSIEEEVIRIKNEHPDDKNCIVKDRVKGRLKVTRAFGAGFLKQPELNDALLEMFRNDYIGTAPYLSCSPSLCHHKLRTRDQFLVLSSDGLYQYLSNQEVVSYVECFIGKFPEGDPAQHLIEELLMRAAKKAGMDLHELLDIPQGDRRKYHDDVTVMVISLEGGRIWKSSGKYL, from the exons ATGGGAAGTGGATTCTCGCAGCTGTTTCCTTGTATTAACCCGAACCGAAATGAACCGGAAGTAAATTTAAGCGAGCCGTTAGACGAAACGCTAGGTCATTCTTTCTGCTATGTACGTTCATCGGCTCGGTTCGTTTCGCCAACTCAATCTGATCGGTTTATTTCGCCTTCTCAGTCTCTCCGGTTCTCTCCGACTCATGAACCGGTCCGGTCTAAACCGGCCGGTTCACATGAAACCGGGTTCAAAGCCATTTCTGGAGCTTCTGTAAGTGCCAACACTTCGACTCCCAGAACTGTCCTTCAACTTGAAAATATTTACGATGATGCCACTGATTCCGTGGGTAATGGTGTTAAGTCTAGTATTGTTAATGGGTTTGAGAGTACGGCGTCGTTTTGTTCACTTCCTTTACAGCCTTTGCCTAGAGGTGGAAGTGAACCGGCGTCCGGTTTTTTTATGTCCGGTCCGATTGAGCGTGGGGCGATGTCCGGTCCAATTGAACCGGGTGGTGGTGGTGGAGATGGAAGTAGAGTTCCTTTTTCTGCACCATTGGGGGGTATGTATGTGAAAAGGAGGAGGAAGAAAGGTATTAATGGAATTAAGAAGGCCTTTTCGAGGAATTTTTTGACAAAAAATCGACCTTGGGTTGTGCCTGTGAGGCAGAAGGAAGAGTGTAATAGTAATGGGAATGGGAATGAGGGGTTGGAGAATGTTAGGAGAGGGGAATGTGATGATGTGCAATGGGCTTTAGGTAAAGCAGGTGAAGATAGAGTTCATGTTGTTGTTTCGGAGGAACATGGTTGGTTGTTTGTTGGGATTTATGACGGGTTTAATGGTCCTGATGCACCCGAGTTCTTGATGGGGAATTTGTATAAGGCTGTTTTTCGAGAATTGGAGGGGTTGTTTTGGGATTGTGTGGGAAGTGAGAATGTCCAAGGGGAGGGTAATGTGGATCATTTGAATGTGAATACTGGGGGAGAATTGGGAATTGGGGATGATTTGGGTGGGGGTACGAGAAGTGATAATGGGAATGTTGTGGTTAAGAAGGTGACGTTTGAGTCGGATGAGATTGTGGTTAGGAGGAAGAGATTATGGGAGTTTTTAGCCGAGGAGGATCCAGAAGATGGGCTTGATCTTTCGGGGTCAGAGAGATTTGCGTTTTCTGTTGATGATGCACTTAGTGTGAGCAATGCTGGATCTGGGGATAGTAGACGGTCGTTGTTGTTGTCGAAATTGAAGAGTGGGTTGAGTAGGAGTAAAGATAGTGGGAAGTTGTTTTCTTGGAGATTTGGATTGGAGGGTAAAGGGGGGAAGGGGGAATTAGAGGAGAATGTTAGAGTGGGTGAGGAGAGAAGCGGTGGAACTAGAAGCGGTAGGAAACGGAAGGTGGGTCCTGTTGATCATCAGTTGGTATTGAGGGCAATGTCGAGAGCTCTTGAAACGACTGAGGTTGCATATTTGGATATGACTCACAAGGTTCTTGATAGGTATCCAGAGCTTGCGTTGATGGGTTCTTGTTTATTGGCCGTGCTGATGAGGGATGAGGATGTGTATGTGATGAATTTGGGAGATAGTAGAGCCATTGTGGCACATTATGAATCTCAAGAAGGAAGTTCAAGTACAGACTCTAGGGGTCTGGGGGATAGTGAGTCAACTGCGGAAGATATAGTTGAGGAGTCCATTGATGACTGTGAGAGGACAAAGGAGATGTCAAATGAGGTTTCTGCTGAAGCTCTAAGATTGACTGCACTGCAGCTGTCTACTGATCATAGTACAAGCATTGAAGAA GAAGTTATAAGAATTAAGAATGAACATCCGGATGATAAGAATTGCATCGTAAAGGATAGGGTTAAAGGTCGTCTTAAAGTTACCCGTGCATTTGGAGCTGGATTTCTCAAACAG CCTGAGTTAAATGATGCTTTGTTGGAAATGTTTCGGAATGATTATATTGGTACTGCACCATATCTATCATGTTCTCCTTCACTGTGTCACCACAAACTCCGTACACGAGATCAATTTCTAGTGCTCTCATCCGATGGTCTATATCAGTACTTGAGCAATCAGGAAGTGGTTTCTTATGTTGAATGCTTCATCGGAAAGTTTCCAGAAGGGGACCCTGCTCAGCACCTTATAGAAGAACTTCTTATGCGTGCAGCCAAAAAAGCTG GAATGGATTTGCATGAATTGTTGGACATACCACAAGGAGATCGTAGAAAGTATCATGATGATGTTACTGTTATGGTGATATCGCTTGAAGGTGGAAGAATTTGGAAGTCTTCAGGAAAATACCTCTAA